Within the Streptomyces vilmorinianum genome, the region GACCTCGGTGACGCTGGACCGGCAGCTGGCCGGCCTGGCGCTGTCGAAGATCGAGGCCGAGGTCGGGCCGCTGGCCCTGGCCGCGAGCCGGGACGGTCTGGACGGCGAGGTGCTGGTCAGCTCCGACTACCGGGTCCAGGAGGGCCCGCTGCCGGTGGTCCTCTTCGGGGATCCGACGGAGCTGTGGTCCGCCCCGCTGAACAAGCTGTACATCCAGCACCCCACGCTGTCCGACGACGAGCTGACGCGGGCCGCCCGGCAGACGGTCGGCAGCCTGGTGGACGTCGTCATGGCGGGCCCGGGGATAGTGGAGATCCTCCCGCTCGGTCTGACCAAGGCCACGGGCCTGTCGCTGGCGGCGCGGCGCCTCGGGGTGAAGGCGGCGGAGACGATCGCCTTCGGTGACATGCCGAACGACATCCCGATGTTCGGCTGGGCGGCGCGGGGTGTGGCGATGGCGAACGCGCACGACGATCTGAAGGCGGTCGCGGACGAGGTGACGGCCTCGAACGAGGAGGACGGCATCGCGGTCGTCCTGGAGCGTCTGCTCGGGTAGTTCCGTACCTTGTGCGGAGGATGCGCGGATCGAACGCGCGCGGGGGTGACCCCGACCATGGCTTAGCAAGCCAGTGCCTTACCGCTCGGCCAATCCTCCGGGTGGGCGGCCCGCGCGGAAGACCCGCGCGCTCGAAGCGGCCGCCCCGGCGGCGCTAGGGGGCGCCGCCCTGCAGGGAGCTCGACGGACTCGAACTCCGGCTCGAACTGGTGTCGGTCATCGTCGCGCTCCTCCCCGGTCTCTCGGCGGGCGTCTCCCGCTCAACCAGTGTGCGCGCGGCGGGGGTTCGGGGGCCAGCGGTTTTCCGTGCGGCAGCCCGCGCGTGGTCCTGGATCGCCCCCAGGATGCCGGTGACCCCGATGTGACGAGCAGCCACACATGCGAACCGGGTGACGAACGCACCCACGACCTGATCGGTCGGGACGGTTCGTCACCCGGGAGGGTTTCGGTTCGGCGCCTTTCAGTGCCTGCCACCCTGGAATGAGGGCGACCTCAGAAATTGATCATGTGTCCGGCAAGGCCGTGGACGGCTTCCTTCACGGCCTCGCCCAGCGTCGGGTGCGCGTGGACGTTGCGCGCCACCTCGTGGACCGTGAGGTCCCACTGCTGGGCCAGCGTCAGCTCGGGCAGCAGCTCGGTGACGTCGGGGCCGATCAGGTGCGCGCCGATGATCTCGCCGTACTGCGCGTCGCTGATGATCTTCACGAAGCCGGTCGAGTCGCCAAGGCCGTGCGCCTTGCCGTTCGCCGTGAACGGGAACTTGGCGACCTTGACGTCGTAGCCCTTCTCCCGCGCCTGCGCCTCGGTCCAGCCGAAGCTGGCGATCTGCGGCTGGCAGTAGGTGGCGCGCGGGATCATCGGGTAGTCGAGCTCCATGGTCTCGGCGTCCCCGATGGTCTCGGCGGCGACGACGCCCATGGCCTCGGCGGTGTGGGCGAGCATCAGCTTCGCGGTGACGTCGCCGATGGCGTAGATGTGCGGGACGTTGGTGCGGCAGCGGCCGTCGACCTCGATCGCGCCGCGCTCGGTGAGCGCCACGCCGGTGTTCTCCAGGCCGTAGCCGGAGACGTTCGGCGCGAAGCCGATGGCCTGCAGGACCTTGTCGGCCTCCAGGACCTTGCTCGCGCCGTCCTTGCCGGTGACGGTGACGCGGACCTGCGGGCCGGACTCGTCGATGGTCTCGACGCGGGTCGAGGTGAGGACGTCGATGCCGAGCTTGCGGTACTGCTTGGCGAGCTCCTTGGAGACGTCCGCGTCCTCCAGCGGCGCGATCCGGTCGAGGAACTCGACGATGGTGACCTTCACGCCGTAGTTGTGCAGGACGTACGCGAACTCGATGCCGATCGCGCCGGCGCCGGCGATGATGATCGACTGCGGCACGTCCTCGGCGACGATCTGCTCCTCGAACGTCACGACGCGCTCGCTGCGGGCGGTGCCGGGCAGCAGTCGGGGGGTGGCGCCGGTGGCGATGATGCAGTTGTCGAAGGTGATCGTCTGCGAGGTGCCGTCGGACTTGGCGACCTGCAGGGTGTTCGCGTCGACGAAGGTGCCGCGGCCGTCGAACTCCGTGATGCCGTTCTTCTTCATCAGGAAGTGGACGCCCTTGACCCGGCCGTCCGCGACGGTGCGGCTGCGGCGGAACGCCTCGCCGTAGTCGAAGGAGACCGTGCCGTCGACCTTGATGCCGAAGGTCTTGGCCTCGTGGTTGAAGATGTGCGCGAGCTCGGCGTTGCGCAGCAGCGCCTTGGTGGGGATGCAGCCGACGTTCAGGCAGACACCGCCCCAGTACTTCTCTTCGACGACCGCGACCCGCTTGCCCAGCTGGGCGGCGCGGATGGCGGCGACGTAGCCGCCGGGGCCAGCTCCGAGTACGACGACGTCGAAGCGGTCTGACATGACTGACTCCCGAAGGTGGTGAGGGTGTGCGTCCACGTACGGGCCCACAGTAGTCCGGGTCCGGGAAGCGGGCCCGGGGGCCGGGGCCGGGGGGCGGGGGCGTCCTGCCCCGGCCCGGACCCGACCCCCGGACCTCGGACCTCGGCTCGCGTTACTCCTCGCCCGCCAGCTTCAGCGTCCGCAGCTTCTGGCCCGCGTACCAGGTCGCGACGACCGTGACACCGGCGAGCAGCGCCACCGCCGTCGGCAGGCCCACGTCCGAGGTGACCAGGCCTTCGCCGCTGACCTTCTGGGCGACCGCGAGCGCCCACTGCTGCACGCTGAGCGTCTTCGCACCGGAGATCAGGGAGCCGAACAGGGCCTCCCAGACCAGGGCGTAGACGAGCCCGATGACCACCGCGTGGCGGCTGACCGTGCCCAGGAGCAGGAACAGGGCGCTGTACGCGATGGAGGCGACGAGCGCCGCGACGGTGTACGCGACCGCGACCTGCTGGCCGTTGCCGTTGAGGATCAGGCCCGCGAGGAAGGTGGGCACCGCCGAGAAGACCATGGTCACGGCGATCGCCACGGTCAGCTTGGTGACGATGATCTCGGGCCGCTTCACCGGCTTGGACAGCAGGTAGACGATCGAGCCGTCGTCGATCTCCGGGCCGATCGCGCCCGTTCCGGCGATGACACCGATCAGCGGCACCATCGTGGCGAGGGCGAAGCCGCCGAGGACGTCGGCGGCGACCTGGTCGTCCGCGCCGTTGAAGGCGCGTACCGCCGCGGCGATCATCAGCAGGAGCGCGGGCAGCGCGAAGAGGATCAGCGCCCGCCGGCGGCCGAGCAGGGCCCGGTAGGTGAGCCGGGCGACTGTGGGGTTGTACATCGGTCAGGCTCCTTTCAGGCCGCTACGAGGTACGAGAAGACCGATTCGAGGGACTCGTCGGACGGTGAGACCGTCAGCAGGCGGATCCCCTGCGCCCGGGCGACCCGGGGAAGCAGCTCGGTGAAGCGTCCGAAGTCGATCGCCTGGATGCGCAGGGCGCCCTCGGCGAGGTCGACCTCGATGCCGGCCGTGGACGGGTCGGCGATGAGCGCGGCCGCCAGGGCCCGGTCGTCGCTGGACCGTACGAGGTAGCGGTGGGGCCGGTCCGTCATCAGCCGGCGGATCTTGCGGAAGTCGCCCGAGGCGGCGTGGCGCCCGGCGACGATCACCTCGATGTGCGAGGCGAGCTGCTCGACCTCTTCCAGGATGTGGGAGGAGAAGAGCACCGTGCGGCCGGCCGAGCCCATGCGGCGCAGCAGGTCCATCAGCTGCATGCGCTGGCGCGGGTCCATGCCGTTGAACGGCTCGTCGAGCAGGAGCACCGACGGGTCGTGGACGAGGGCCGAGGCCATCTTCACGCGCTGCCGCATGCCCTTGCTGTACGTGGCGATCTTCCGGTCCTGCGCGTACTCCATCTCGACCGTGGCGAGCGCGTGCTGGGCCTCCTTGGCGCCCAGGCCGTGCAACTCGGCGTTGGCGAGGACGAATTCGCGTCCGGTGAGGAAGTCGTACATCGCCTCCCGCTCGGGCACGACGCCGATGTGCCGGTAGACGGACTCGTTGCGCCAGATCGTCTCGCCGTCGAGGGTGACCGTGCCGGTGGAGGGGGCGAGGAAGCCGCCCATCATGTTGATGAGGGTGGACTTTCCGGCGCCGTTGGGGCCGAGGAGGCCGGTGACGCCCGGGCCGATCGTCATGGTGACGTCGTTGACGGCCACGACGTTTCCGAACCAGCGCGAGACGTGGTCGATGTTGAGGGAGGTCACAGCCCGACCTTTCGGTAGCGGCGCATCAGCACGCCGTACGAACCGGCGATGAGTGCGAGGACGACCAGCAGGTAGACCACGCCGGTTCCGGCGCCCGGAGCGGCGTCCGTTCCGCCGGGGAAGGCGGACGGCGCGCCGAGGAACGCCGTCTGCACACCGTCGATGAGGGTGATCGGCGAGAACAGCCCCATCCACTTGATGGCGCCGATGTTGTCCGTGCCGTAGGCGATGCCCTGCAGGGTGGAGACCGCGCCGTACGAGATCACGAGGACGGCGATCACGGCGGCGACGCCGAAGCCGCGGCGGGGCGTGAGCGCCGCCATGACCAGGCCGATCCCGCCGAAGAGCAGCGACAGCAGGGCGACGGAGACGAGTCCCTGGCCGAAGAGCTTGGTCTGGTCGGCGAAGTCCAGCTTGGCGAGCAGCGAGCCGATGTAGAGGATCAGCAGCGGGGCGGCGGTGAGGACGAAGAGCGCCGAGGCCATCGCGCCGTACTTGGCGAGGACGTAGTCCATGCGCTCGATCGGGCGGGAGAAGTACAGCGGCACCGTCCTGAACCGGAGGTCACGGGAGACGGACTGCGGGGCCTGGGCGGCCACGTAGATGGCGATGACGAGCTGGAGGTAGATCGCGTACTGCGTGTACTCGATCGCCAGCTTGGGCGCCTTGGTGACGACCGCGACCGCGACGATGATCAGCGCGGGCACGCACATCACCGCGAAGAGGAGCATCGGCAGCACCTTGGACTTGGCGCTGCGGCCCAGTCCGTACGCTCCGCGCAGCGACTGCGAGAACAGCGAGCGGCGCGCGTAGGCGCGGCCGAGGCGCGGCCCGTCGTAGTTGCGGTAGCCGATGTTGTGGATCTGCGTGGTCTCGGGGGCCTGGGAGCTCATCGCGCCGGCACCTCCTCCTGCTGCTGCTGGGGGCGGAAGACCTCGGCGATGTGGTGGCGGCGCTGCTCCATCCGCACGAGCCCCAGGCCGAGGTCGGCGACGGTGTCGCGGACGAGGTCGTACGTCTCCTCGCCCGCGGCTTCCACGAGGAGGATGTGCCCCGCGCCGGGCAGGCCGTCCTCGACACCCTCGTGCAGGGTGACGCCCGCCGCGGCGAGGGCCGCGCGGAGCGACGCCGTGCCGTCGGGGTGGGTGTCGGAGTCCGTGACCTCGACCGCGAGGGTCGTGGTGATCTGGGTGAAGTCGCTGGTGGAGCTGGAGCGCAGCAGGCGTCCGCCGTCGATGACGACGACGTGGTCGCAGGTGCGCTCGAGCTCGCCGAGGAGGTGGGAGGTGACCAGGACCGAGATGCCGAAGTCGGTCCAGACCCGGCGGATCAGGCCGAGCATCTCGTCCCGGCCGACCGGGTCGAGGCCGTTGGTCGGCTCGTCGAGGAGGACCAGCTGCGGGTCGTGGACCAGGGCCTGGGCGAGTTTCACCCGCTGCTTCATACCGGTCGAGTAGCCGCCGATGGGGCGGTAGCGCTCCTCGTACAGACCGACGTGGCGCAGCGTGTCGGCGGTCCGCTCGCGGGCGGCGGTGGCGGGCAGGCCCGACATCCGTGCCATGTGGACGACGAACTCGGTGGCCGAGACGTCCGGGGGGAGGCAGTCGTGCTCGGGCATGTATCCGACGCGCTCACGGATCTGGGCGCCTGAGGTGGCGACGTCCAGGCCGAGCACGGCGGCGGTGCCCTCGGTGGCGGGGGACAGCCCGAGCAGAATCTTGATCATCGTGGACTTGCCGGCTCCGTTGGCACCCACCAGTCCGGTCACACCGGGCCCGATGTCCAGGGAGAGCCGGTCGAGAGCGGTCACCCGGGG harbors:
- a CDS encoding HAD family hydrolase gives rise to the protein MSPFPYKLVATDLDGTLLRADESVSERTRDALAAVVAAGAAHIVVTGRSVPWTRHILDDLGYEGLAVCGQGAQVYHAGEHRLLTSVTLDRQLAGLALSKIEAEVGPLALAASRDGLDGEVLVSSDYRVQEGPLPVVLFGDPTELWSAPLNKLYIQHPTLSDDELTRAARQTVGSLVDVVMAGPGIVEILPLGLTKATGLSLAARRLGVKAAETIAFGDMPNDIPMFGWAARGVAMANAHDDLKAVADEVTASNEEDGIAVVLERLLG
- the lpdA gene encoding dihydrolipoyl dehydrogenase, translating into MSDRFDVVVLGAGPGGYVAAIRAAQLGKRVAVVEEKYWGGVCLNVGCIPTKALLRNAELAHIFNHEAKTFGIKVDGTVSFDYGEAFRRSRTVADGRVKGVHFLMKKNGITEFDGRGTFVDANTLQVAKSDGTSQTITFDNCIIATGATPRLLPGTARSERVVTFEEQIVAEDVPQSIIIAGAGAIGIEFAYVLHNYGVKVTIVEFLDRIAPLEDADVSKELAKQYRKLGIDVLTSTRVETIDESGPQVRVTVTGKDGASKVLEADKVLQAIGFAPNVSGYGLENTGVALTERGAIEVDGRCRTNVPHIYAIGDVTAKLMLAHTAEAMGVVAAETIGDAETMELDYPMIPRATYCQPQIASFGWTEAQAREKGYDVKVAKFPFTANGKAHGLGDSTGFVKIISDAQYGEIIGAHLIGPDVTELLPELTLAQQWDLTVHEVARNVHAHPTLGEAVKEAVHGLAGHMINF
- a CDS encoding ABC transporter permease — its product is MYNPTVARLTYRALLGRRRALILFALPALLLMIAAAVRAFNGADDQVAADVLGGFALATMVPLIGVIAGTGAIGPEIDDGSIVYLLSKPVKRPEIIVTKLTVAIAVTMVFSAVPTFLAGLILNGNGQQVAVAYTVAALVASIAYSALFLLLGTVSRHAVVIGLVYALVWEALFGSLISGAKTLSVQQWALAVAQKVSGEGLVTSDVGLPTAVALLAGVTVVATWYAGQKLRTLKLAGEE
- a CDS encoding ABC transporter ATP-binding protein, which codes for MTSLNIDHVSRWFGNVVAVNDVTMTIGPGVTGLLGPNGAGKSTLINMMGGFLAPSTGTVTLDGETIWRNESVYRHIGVVPEREAMYDFLTGREFVLANAELHGLGAKEAQHALATVEMEYAQDRKIATYSKGMRQRVKMASALVHDPSVLLLDEPFNGMDPRQRMQLMDLLRRMGSAGRTVLFSSHILEEVEQLASHIEVIVAGRHAASGDFRKIRRLMTDRPHRYLVRSSDDRALAAALIADPSTAGIEVDLAEGALRIQAIDFGRFTELLPRVARAQGIRLLTVSPSDESLESVFSYLVAA
- a CDS encoding ABC transporter permease, with amino-acid sequence MSSQAPETTQIHNIGYRNYDGPRLGRAYARRSLFSQSLRGAYGLGRSAKSKVLPMLLFAVMCVPALIIVAVAVVTKAPKLAIEYTQYAIYLQLVIAIYVAAQAPQSVSRDLRFRTVPLYFSRPIERMDYVLAKYGAMASALFVLTAAPLLILYIGSLLAKLDFADQTKLFGQGLVSVALLSLLFGGIGLVMAALTPRRGFGVAAVIAVLVISYGAVSTLQGIAYGTDNIGAIKWMGLFSPITLIDGVQTAFLGAPSAFPGGTDAAPGAGTGVVYLLVVLALIAGSYGVLMRRYRKVGL
- a CDS encoding ABC transporter ATP-binding protein, with amino-acid sequence MIATESLSKRFPRVTALDRLSLDIGPGVTGLVGANGAGKSTMIKILLGLSPATEGTAAVLGLDVATSGAQIRERVGYMPEHDCLPPDVSATEFVVHMARMSGLPATAARERTADTLRHVGLYEERYRPIGGYSTGMKQRVKLAQALVHDPQLVLLDEPTNGLDPVGRDEMLGLIRRVWTDFGISVLVTSHLLGELERTCDHVVVIDGGRLLRSSSTSDFTQITTTLAVEVTDSDTHPDGTASLRAALAAAGVTLHEGVEDGLPGAGHILLVEAAGEETYDLVRDTVADLGLGLVRMEQRRHHIAEVFRPQQQQEEVPAR